A section of the Procambarus clarkii isolate CNS0578487 chromosome 68, FALCON_Pclarkii_2.0, whole genome shotgun sequence genome encodes:
- the LOC138355611 gene encoding uncharacterized protein, producing the protein MSIATLATVLVSANSELVSATSESASATSESASATSESASATSESASATSESASATSESASATSESASATDELVPVISVPVSDTNELVSATCTSLAKLRYNSGTLSKASQRECHKRDDVGRDVPYRSIDG; encoded by the coding sequence ATGTCTATAGCGACCTTAGCCACTGTGCTTGTGTCAGCCAACAGTGAGCTTGTGTCAGCCACCAGCGAGTCTGCGTCAGCCACCAGCGAGTCTGCGTCAGCCACCAGCGAGTCTGCGTCAGCCACCAGCGAGTCTGCGTCAGCCACCAGCGAGTCTGCGTCAGCCACCAGCGAGTCTGCGTCAGCCACCAGCGAGTCTGCGTCAGCAACCGATGAGTTAGTTCCGGTGATTAGTGTACCTGTATCAGACACCAATGAGCTTGTGTCTGCAACCTGCACAAGCTTGGCAAAACTGAGGTACAATAGCGGGACTCTCTCAAAGGCTAGCCAGAGGGAATGTCACAAGAGAGATGATGTTGGCAGAGACGTACCGTATCGGTCCATAGATGGATGA